One Myxococcota bacterium DNA segment encodes these proteins:
- the rplM gene encoding 50S ribosomal protein L13: MKTPSISEKEITRQWFLVDATDAVVGRLASRIASVLKGKHKAIYTPHLDTGDFVVVVNADKARFTGKKEQEKLYWHYTGFPGGERSITPAAQRDRHPERVMLSAIKGMLPKGPLGREMLKKLKVYVGTEHPHAAQQPKTITFSSKKVA; this comes from the coding sequence ATGAAGACCCCTAGTATTTCAGAGAAAGAGATCACCCGTCAGTGGTTTCTGGTTGATGCCACGGATGCCGTGGTTGGACGTTTGGCAAGCCGTATTGCTTCCGTTTTGAAAGGTAAGCACAAAGCCATTTACACACCCCACCTAGATACAGGTGATTTTGTGGTGGTTGTGAATGCAGATAAAGCCAGATTTACTGGTAAAAAAGAACAAGAAAAGCTTTACTGGCACTATACCGGCTTTCCAGGTGGTGAGCGCTCGATTACCCCAGCAGCACAGCGTGACAGACATCCTGAACGCGTGATGTTGTCGGCTATCAAAGGCATGCTTCCAAAAGGTCCTTTAGGTCGCGAAATGCTAAAGAAGCTGAAGGTCTATGTCGGAACTGAGCATCCTCATGCTGCCCAACAACCTAAAACGATTACTTTCTCTTCTAAAAAGGTGGCCTAA
- a CDS encoding alpha/beta fold hydrolase, with translation MLSFQVFGTGSRQALLIHGIMGSSRNLATFAKLLVSKFPDWQLILPDLRHHGDSGFFEGPNTVAVCAQDVLELVKDQNFNIEMIIGHSFGGKVAMALNELMPVRQVWILDVEPGLKRPSHTDEIVKKLTRIPMPQPTRIALQSTMLELGLPRHIALWMTTNVRDTPDGLMWKFDLKIIKELLISFAKTEFSPRENTDFVKAERNSHMLMPLSEKVHLLQNAGHWVHIDNPKGLLEILRPSLLAPSITQLPTQPV, from the coding sequence GTGCTTTCGTTTCAGGTTTTTGGCACCGGTTCTCGCCAGGCATTGCTCATTCATGGCATCATGGGGTCTTCTCGGAACTTGGCAACCTTTGCTAAGCTGTTGGTATCGAAATTCCCAGACTGGCAGCTGATTTTGCCAGATTTAAGACACCACGGTGATTCAGGGTTTTTTGAAGGCCCTAACACGGTCGCGGTCTGCGCTCAGGATGTGTTGGAGCTAGTTAAAGATCAGAATTTTAATATAGAAATGATTATCGGACATTCGTTTGGCGGCAAAGTTGCCATGGCCTTAAACGAGCTGATGCCGGTGAGGCAAGTTTGGATTTTGGATGTGGAGCCGGGGCTTAAAAGGCCGAGTCATACGGACGAGATTGTTAAAAAACTCACAAGGATTCCGATGCCGCAACCGACCCGCATCGCTCTGCAAAGTACGATGCTGGAGCTTGGATTGCCGCGGCATATCGCCCTGTGGATGACCACCAATGTGCGCGATACACCTGATGGGTTGATGTGGAAGTTCGATTTGAAGATAATTAAAGAGTTGTTGATATCTTTTGCGAAGACGGAGTTTAGCCCGAGAGAAAATACTGATTTTGTGAAGGCGGAGCGGAATTCGCATATGTTGATGCCGCTTTCGGAGAAGGTGCACCTGCTTCAAAATGCAGGGCATTGGGTGCATATTGATAACCCGAAAGGGTTGTTGGAGATCTTGAGGCCTAGCTTATTAGCCCCAAGCATAACGCAGCTTCCGACTCAGCCGGTTTAG
- a CDS encoding AarF/UbiB family protein: MSQLSRLSQIATILAKHGFASQWESKNNQMPAPIRFRNLLQELGTTYIKIGQLLSTRSDLLPPDFIEALSTLQSQASVFPFEQARAQIEQSLKKPIHELFASISEEPLASASVAQVHEAVLLTGERVVIKILRPGIREQVREDAALFINIIQVLGWFVQEVTEFGAKELAYQFTRSLTAELDFINEAKHLKAFALNNAGREGVKIPKLYEALSSSEIMTLEHIDGRPISALVGEPELAEQMVELLLELEFHQVFSDGLFHADPHPGNILITPDNQIAFIDFGMMGKLARDHQERLLMILIALALKDPDTLARQLIYLGNPDKRVNLQRFREAIRSLLDRYVGRAISSIEAGSLMADMLHAAMEFQIRLPKEFALLTKMSMTLEGIVRLLHPGLNVASRLAKHAEALFIERLDPRNLKGSGLKTALQLAMLSQDLPQQIYQTFSDLQRGELRMEVASPDWAKLDRTLKVLAVSVTGGLANMAVILGGFYIFDRNPTYAVILWALCALSTASSFVWIFLGGKLPKFSFKLLSRKS; encoded by the coding sequence ATGTCTCAGCTCAGTCGTTTGTCCCAGATTGCCACAATTTTGGCTAAACATGGTTTTGCCTCCCAATGGGAGTCAAAGAACAATCAAATGCCAGCGCCTATCCGTTTTCGGAATCTGCTTCAGGAACTGGGCACGACTTATATTAAAATCGGCCAGTTGCTTTCAACGCGCTCGGACCTTTTGCCGCCTGATTTTATTGAGGCCTTAAGTACTCTGCAGAGCCAGGCGTCAGTCTTTCCGTTTGAGCAAGCTAGGGCTCAGATTGAGCAATCTCTTAAAAAGCCGATTCATGAGCTATTCGCTTCGATTTCTGAGGAGCCGCTGGCGAGTGCGTCGGTTGCGCAGGTGCATGAAGCGGTGCTGCTCACGGGTGAGCGGGTGGTGATTAAGATTCTAAGGCCGGGCATCCGCGAGCAAGTTCGGGAAGATGCGGCATTGTTTATCAATATCATTCAGGTTTTGGGCTGGTTTGTTCAAGAAGTGACCGAATTTGGGGCCAAAGAGCTGGCTTATCAATTTACCCGCAGTTTGACTGCCGAACTGGATTTTATTAACGAAGCCAAGCATCTCAAAGCTTTCGCGCTTAATAACGCGGGCAGGGAAGGCGTAAAAATCCCCAAGCTCTATGAAGCGTTGAGTAGCTCCGAAATTATGACTTTGGAGCACATTGACGGCAGGCCGATCAGCGCACTCGTTGGTGAGCCAGAGTTGGCCGAGCAAATGGTTGAGCTGCTCTTAGAGCTTGAATTTCACCAAGTTTTTTCGGATGGGCTTTTTCATGCAGACCCGCATCCAGGCAATATTTTGATTACGCCGGACAATCAGATTGCCTTTATCGATTTTGGCATGATGGGCAAGCTGGCCAGGGATCATCAAGAACGGCTCTTGATGATTTTGATCGCTCTGGCTCTTAAAGACCCAGATACTTTGGCCCGCCAGCTGATTTACTTAGGCAATCCAGACAAGCGGGTGAACTTGCAACGCTTCAGAGAAGCGATTCGCAGTTTATTAGATAGGTATGTTGGCCGGGCGATTTCCAGCATTGAAGCAGGCTCGTTAATGGCTGACATGTTGCATGCGGCCATGGAATTTCAAATTCGCTTGCCCAAAGAGTTTGCTTTGTTGACCAAAATGTCGATGACTTTGGAAGGCATTGTGCGGCTGCTTCATCCAGGCCTAAACGTCGCGAGCCGCTTGGCTAAGCATGCAGAAGCTTTGTTTATCGAGCGCTTAGATCCTAGAAACCTCAAGGGTTCTGGCCTGAAAACTGCCTTGCAGTTAGCCATGCTTAGCCAGGACTTGCCGCAGCAAATCTATCAGACCTTTAGCGATCTCCAGCGCGGCGAGCTACGCATGGAAGTGGCGTCGCCTGATTGGGCGAAGCTGGATAGGACTTTGAAAGTCCTGGCGGTATCGGTTACAGGCGGTTTAGCGAACATGGCCGTTATTTTAGGTGGATTTTACATATTCGATAGAAATCCGACTTACGCCGTCATCCTATGGGCGCTGTGCGCGCTATCAACCGCCAGCAGCTTTGTTTGGATTTTTTTAGGTGGCAAATTGCCTAAGTTTTCATTTAAACTTCTCAGCAGAAAAAGCTGA
- the rpsI gene encoding 30S ribosomal protein S9 — protein sequence MTTNANTKFYATGRRKVAAARVWLKPGTGVITVNGRASRAYFCREVLQMMINQPFEASETVGHFDVTATVCGGGLSGQADAVRHGISRALSVMNDSEHRPALKKGGFLTRDSRMVERKKYGRSGARKRFQYSKR from the coding sequence ATGACAACAAACGCAAATACAAAATTTTATGCAACTGGCCGTAGAAAGGTTGCTGCTGCTCGTGTCTGGTTGAAGCCAGGTACAGGCGTCATCACCGTGAACGGTCGCGCCAGCCGCGCTTACTTCTGCCGTGAAGTGCTGCAGATGATGATCAACCAACCATTCGAAGCCAGTGAAACCGTTGGTCACTTTGATGTGACTGCAACGGTTTGCGGTGGCGGATTGTCTGGTCAAGCCGATGCCGTTCGTCACGGTATCTCCAGAGCTTTGAGCGTGATGAACGATAGCGAACATCGCCCTGCTTTGAAGAAAGGCGGCTTTTTGACACGTGACTCTCGTATGGTGGAACGTAAGAAATACGGTCGCTCTGGTGCACGTAAACGCTTCCAATACTCGAAACGATAA
- a CDS encoding zinc ribbon domain-containing protein, protein MPIYEYRCKYCANLEEVLQKANDPAPDQCPACTQKNGMEKAISHTSFQLKGGGWYNEGYASAKPAAACEKPGCGTVKAPCQAA, encoded by the coding sequence ATGCCCATTTATGAATACCGTTGCAAATATTGCGCCAATCTAGAAGAAGTCCTTCAAAAAGCCAATGACCCCGCGCCGGACCAATGCCCTGCTTGTACACAAAAAAACGGCATGGAGAAAGCCATTAGCCACACTTCTTTTCAGCTAAAAGGCGGCGGTTGGTACAATGAGGGCTATGCGTCCGCAAAACCAGCTGCAGCTTGCGAGAAGCCAGGCTGTGGTACGGTCAAAGCCCCCTGCCAAGCCGCCTAA
- a CDS encoding arginine--tRNA ligase encodes MIEQAIKQVLQDTVLALWPEIQTVNFTVELPKNPDHGDYATNLAMVLTKLVGMPPREVAGKLISNLKDPVALIESADIAGPGFINFRVSNAALQKVAVHVLEQGAHYGVHPQNGQKVLIEFVSANPTGPLHLGHARPAFLGDGVARILKAAGFDVTREFYINDAGNQVQTLGKTVYARYQELFGRTIELGKDSYPGEYVIEIARKLKALDGDKWLDRDDYLPRCIEVGIAENLANIKETLKSVGIEFDSWYSEQSLHDKNAIEHAIERYRERGMLYEASEAEGTSDKVRREESKSAQYAHQQIGGTFLKTSQFGDEEDRIILRKDGTSVYLAADIAYHQEKFERGFDRLIDVFGADHAGHVPRMRACMRALGLDDKKLDFLLVQMVKLLKDGQEMRFSKRSGQIIELKEFIEEVGIDVARVVFLMRSPNTQFDFDLNLALSQSSDNPVFYLQYGHARMATILSKAEFLGVNTEALKRLVLPEERNMLKKMAAYPDVILTAAHHMEPHRVLFYCQDLIGEFHAYFTQYRHSEKIISDDVELTQGRLALVSALKQVLANALSLLGISAPESMHA; translated from the coding sequence ATGATTGAGCAAGCGATTAAGCAGGTTTTGCAAGATACAGTTTTGGCGCTTTGGCCTGAAATCCAAACAGTCAATTTTACCGTTGAGTTACCTAAAAATCCGGATCACGGCGATTACGCCACCAATCTTGCCATGGTGTTGACCAAATTGGTCGGCATGCCGCCGCGCGAAGTTGCGGGCAAACTAATCAGCAATCTTAAAGATCCGGTCGCTTTGATCGAATCGGCAGATATAGCTGGACCTGGCTTTATTAACTTTCGCGTTTCAAATGCTGCGCTGCAAAAAGTAGCTGTTCACGTGCTTGAGCAGGGCGCGCATTATGGCGTTCACCCGCAAAATGGCCAAAAAGTTTTGATTGAGTTTGTTTCGGCAAACCCGACCGGACCGCTGCATTTGGGCCATGCAAGGCCTGCCTTCTTAGGTGATGGTGTGGCACGCATTTTGAAAGCCGCCGGCTTTGATGTGACCCGTGAGTTTTATATCAACGATGCGGGCAACCAAGTTCAGACCTTGGGCAAAACCGTTTATGCTCGGTACCAAGAGCTTTTTGGCCGAACGATTGAGCTGGGCAAAGATTCCTACCCGGGTGAGTATGTTATCGAAATCGCTCGGAAGCTAAAAGCACTCGATGGCGACAAATGGCTGGATAGAGATGACTATTTGCCAAGATGCATCGAAGTCGGCATCGCGGAAAATCTAGCTAATATTAAAGAAACGCTCAAGTCCGTAGGCATCGAGTTCGACTCTTGGTATTCCGAACAGTCCTTGCATGACAAGAATGCGATCGAGCATGCCATCGAACGCTACCGGGAACGTGGCATGCTCTATGAAGCGAGTGAGGCAGAAGGCACCAGCGACAAAGTTCGCCGCGAGGAGAGCAAGTCAGCTCAGTACGCGCATCAGCAAATTGGCGGAACTTTTTTAAAGACCAGTCAGTTCGGGGATGAAGAAGACCGAATTATTCTCAGGAAAGATGGCACATCTGTCTATTTGGCAGCCGATATCGCTTATCACCAGGAAAAATTTGAACGCGGGTTTGACCGATTAATCGATGTGTTCGGGGCAGACCATGCAGGTCATGTTCCCCGAATGCGTGCTTGTATGCGGGCGCTAGGTTTAGACGACAAAAAACTCGATTTTCTCTTAGTGCAAATGGTGAAGTTGCTCAAAGATGGCCAAGAGATGCGTTTCTCTAAACGCTCTGGTCAAATCATCGAGCTCAAAGAGTTTATTGAAGAAGTCGGCATCGATGTGGCGCGGGTGGTTTTCTTGATGCGCTCGCCTAATACGCAGTTTGATTTTGATTTGAACCTGGCTCTGAGTCAAAGCAGCGATAATCCAGTGTTTTACTTGCAGTATGGGCATGCCCGGATGGCGACCATCTTATCGAAAGCAGAGTTTTTGGGGGTTAACACCGAAGCTTTGAAACGGTTGGTATTACCTGAAGAGCGGAACATGTTGAAAAAGATGGCTGCATATCCGGATGTTATTCTGACTGCAGCGCATCACATGGAACCGCATCGCGTTCTGTTTTATTGCCAGGATTTAATTGGCGAGTTTCATGCGTATTTCACACAGTATCGCCACAGTGAGAAAATTATCTCCGATGATGTAGAGCTAACTCAAGGGCGCTTGGCGTTGGTATCTGCATTGAAACAAGTTTTGGCCAATGCGCTCAGCTTGCTGGGAATTTCTGCGCCGGAGTCGATGCATGCTTAG
- a CDS encoding class I fructose-bisphosphate aldolase — protein sequence MTSIHQVLGADASLLDYECKTIGKERLHLPGPDFIDRVMSQTDRTPTVLRNLASLYHHGRLSGTGYVSILPVDQGIEHSAAASFGPNPDYFDPANILELAIEGGCNAVATTYGVLGAVARKYAHKIPMILKVNHSELLSYPNQPDQVCFTTAQRAFDMGCVGVGATVYWGSENSKRQLQEISDLFAAAHELGMFTVLWCYVRNPAFTKDGINYEGAADLTGQGNYLGVTIEADIIKQKLPDRNGGFTALNFSKTSKAIYGEICTDHPIDMTRYQLANCFMGRAGLINSGGPSGKDDLKQAVLTAVINKRAGGTGLISGRKAFQKSRKEGVQLLNAIQDVYLDKSVTIA from the coding sequence ATGACTTCTATTCACCAAGTGCTTGGCGCTGATGCTTCTTTGCTTGATTATGAATGCAAAACGATTGGAAAAGAACGTTTGCATCTGCCAGGTCCAGATTTTATTGATCGGGTGATGTCTCAGACCGATCGAACACCAACGGTTTTGAGAAATTTAGCTTCCTTGTATCATCACGGTCGCTTAAGCGGTACAGGCTACGTCAGCATTTTGCCTGTAGATCAAGGCATCGAGCATTCTGCCGCCGCATCTTTTGGCCCGAACCCAGATTATTTTGACCCGGCGAATATTTTGGAGCTTGCGATTGAAGGGGGTTGCAATGCGGTTGCGACCACTTATGGCGTTTTAGGCGCTGTGGCCCGCAAATACGCGCATAAGATTCCGATGATTCTTAAGGTGAATCATAGTGAGCTTTTGTCTTACCCGAATCAGCCTGACCAGGTTTGCTTCACCACGGCGCAGCGTGCGTTTGACATGGGTTGTGTGGGCGTTGGCGCAACGGTTTATTGGGGATCGGAAAATTCTAAGCGGCAGCTTCAAGAAATCAGCGATCTCTTTGCGGCAGCACATGAGCTTGGGATGTTTACGGTCTTATGGTGCTACGTGCGTAACCCGGCGTTTACCAAAGATGGGATTAATTACGAGGGCGCGGCGGATCTGACTGGCCAGGGGAATTATTTAGGCGTTACCATTGAAGCGGATATTATTAAACAAAAGCTGCCTGATAGAAACGGCGGCTTTACGGCGCTTAATTTCAGCAAGACTTCTAAAGCAATTTATGGGGAAATCTGTACAGACCATCCGATTGATATGACGCGGTATCAGCTGGCTAACTGCTTTATGGGCCGAGCGGGACTGATTAATTCTGGCGGGCCTTCGGGGAAAGATGATTTGAAGCAGGCGGTGCTGACAGCGGTAATTAATAAGCGGGCTGGTGGGACAGGGTTGATTTCAGGGCGTAAAGCGTTTCAAAAAAGCCGGAAAGAAGGTGTGCAGCTTTTGAACGCGATTCAAGATGTTTATTTGGATAAGAGCGTGACGATAGCGTAA
- a CDS encoding deoxynucleoside kinase: MRKLMFNHQYIAVAGNIASGKTSLVTRLAKENGLQPYYEANDLNPYLTDFYENMNQWSFHSQTFFLIQKFKIHQQLENTKNIALLDRTLYEDAEIFAKRLYVTGKMSARDYALYRDFYLTLRKTLKPPKLMIYLRCPIEELERRIVLRGRPSEQSIPREYLQGLQDLYEEWILDYQESELIVLDSTKPAESEAALCLGLIS; encoded by the coding sequence ATGCGCAAGCTTATGTTCAATCATCAATACATTGCGGTAGCCGGCAACATCGCGTCTGGAAAAACCAGTTTAGTAACTAGACTTGCCAAGGAAAACGGCCTTCAGCCGTATTACGAGGCCAATGACCTCAATCCATATCTAACAGATTTTTATGAGAATATGAATCAATGGTCCTTTCATTCTCAAACATTTTTTTTGATCCAAAAATTTAAGATCCATCAGCAACTCGAGAATACTAAAAATATCGCTTTGTTAGACAGAACTCTTTATGAAGATGCTGAGATCTTTGCGAAGAGACTTTATGTGACAGGTAAGATGTCTGCTCGTGACTATGCGTTGTATCGCGATTTCTACTTAACATTGCGCAAGACTTTGAAGCCGCCCAAGTTAATGATCTACTTGAGATGTCCTATTGAAGAGCTGGAAAGGCGGATTGTTTTGAGAGGTAGACCTTCAGAGCAAAGCATTCCGAGAGAGTATTTGCAGGGTTTGCAGGATCTTTATGAAGAATGGATCTTGGATTATCAAGAAAGCGAGTTGATTGTTTTGGATAGCACTAAACCGGCTGAGTCGGAAGCTGCGTTATGCTTGGGGCTAATAAGCTAG
- the ribA gene encoding GTP cyclohydrolase II codes for MGISNPHTSKIDTAVPMVKRLGFYAQTTLPTRHGLFNCMIFRDDEGREHVAMVKGALAGAEDVVCRIHSECLTSEVFDSQKCDCKQQLDAALDRIQKCERGVLLYLRQEGRGIGLGNKIKAYALQENGLDTVDANEALGLPVDARDYNLAAEMLSYLEVLSVRLLTNNPLKVQGLQQAGFRVVREQSTAKLVSEQAAQYVSVKQKKLGHFET; via the coding sequence ATGGGCATATCAAATCCTCACACCTCTAAAATAGACACGGCAGTGCCAATGGTCAAGCGGCTTGGCTTCTATGCTCAAACAACTTTGCCCACGCGGCATGGTTTGTTTAACTGCATGATTTTTAGAGATGATGAGGGCCGTGAGCATGTGGCTATGGTGAAGGGCGCTTTGGCGGGTGCAGAAGATGTGGTGTGCCGCATTCATTCGGAATGCCTGACCAGTGAAGTGTTTGACTCCCAAAAGTGTGATTGCAAACAGCAATTGGACGCCGCCTTGGATAGGATTCAAAAATGCGAGCGCGGTGTATTGCTTTATCTCAGGCAAGAAGGTCGTGGTATTGGCCTAGGCAATAAAATCAAAGCCTACGCCTTGCAGGAAAATGGCCTGGACACAGTGGATGCGAACGAAGCTTTGGGGCTTCCCGTAGATGCCAGAGATTATAATTTGGCTGCAGAAATGCTGAGCTATCTTGAAGTCTTATCGGTTCGGCTTTTGACCAATAATCCACTGAAGGTTCAGGGATTGCAACAGGCCGGTTTTAGAGTGGTGAGAGAGCAGTCGACTGCGAAGCTGGTATCGGAGCAGGCCGCACAGTATGTGAGTGTAAAGCAGAAAAAGCTTGGACACTTTGAAACATAG